A segment of the Cohnella algarum genome:
TGCTGCGGTATACGAACTTTTTCGCCGAAATCAAAAAAATCATCGACAGCAACGAGCTGGGCAAAGTGGTGACGATCCAGCACAACGAAAATATCGGCAATTACCACCACGCGCATTCCTTCGTCCGGGGGAACTGGCGCCGAAGCGATCTGGCCAGCCCCCTGATCATGCAGAAATCCTGTCATGACATGGATATTTTGGCCTGGCTCGTCGGCAGCGAGGCGAAGCGGATTTCTTCCTATGGCGACCTGACCTTTTTCAAGGAAGAGAATGCGCCGGAAGGAAGCGCCGACCGGTGCCTGGACTGCAAGGTAACGGATTGCCGGTTCGACGCGCGCAAGGCCTATCTGCCGATAAGGGGACAATGGCCGGCCACCGTCATCGGGGCGGATCAATCGGAAGCGGGCCTGCTCGAGGCGCTCAAGACCAGCCCTTACGGGCGGTGCGTCTACCGGTGCGACAACGACGTTTGCGACCATCAGGTCACGTTGATCGAATTCAAGAACGGCGTCACGGTCACCTTCAACCTGAGCGGCTTCACGAACAAAATGTACCGGACGATCAAAATCATGTGCGAGCACGGGGAAATCCGGGGCGACGACAGCCTGAACGTCATCGAAGTAACGAGGTTCTCCTCCAATATGACGGATCGCAGCGAACAAACCGTCATTCGGCCGGCGGCCGTATCGGGGGGCCACAACGGCGGCGACGCGGGCTTGATGGCCGATTTTCTCGAAATGATGGAAAACGGCGGCCAGACGAGCCGATCGTCCATCGACAAGTCCGTGGAAAGCCATATTATGGCGTTCGCGGCCGAGAGGGCGAGGGTGTCCGGCCATGTGGTCGAGATCGATCGATTGAAGGAAGAACTGCAAGGAAAGATTGCAGCGGAGCCGCTTGCGACCGTGGAAAGGATGTGACGCCATGCGTTCGGCCGCCAACGAGACGCCTGCGCCTGCGCCGGCCAGGAAGAAGAACGGATTTTTCCGCGAGCTGAAAAAGCACCATATCCTGTACCTGATGAGCGTTCCCGGGCTGATCGTCCTGCTGATGTTCAGCTACATCCCTTTTTCCGGCGTCTGGATGGCGTTTACGGATTTCAATGTCGTGGACGGGATCTTCGGCAGCCCGTTCGTCGGCCTCGACAATTTCAAGTATTTCTTCTCGTCGGGCAGCATGGGATGGAGGGTCACGTACAACACGCTGTTTATTAACTTTTTCGGCATTATATTCGGGATCCTGTTTCCGGTAGCCATTGCCGTTTTCCTGAACGAAATCCGGAGCGCCGCGTTCAAAAAGCTGACCCAGAGCATGATGTTTTTTCCTTACTTTCTTTCGTGGGTCGTCGTCGGCGCGATCATTTACGGGATTTTTTCGTCCGATGTCGGCGTGGCGAACAACATGCTGGCGCTCTTCGGCATGGAACCGATCTCCTGGTATTCGGAGCCGAAGTACTGGAAAGCGATCGTCATTGCCGCGAACGTCTGGAAATGGAGCGGGTACAGCTCGATCGTGTATATGGCGGCCATGGTCAATTTCGATCAGAGCTTGTACGAATCCGCGAAGGTGGACGGGGCCAATAAAATGCAGCAAATCCTCCGCCTGACGATTCCGATGCTGAAGCCGACGATCATCGTGTTGACGCTCTTGAACGTAGGCCGGATCTTTTACGGCGACTTCGGCATGATCTACGGCATTGTCGGCAACAATCCGGTGCTTGGCGACGCCGTGACGGTCATCGACACCTACGTGTACCAGTCCATGCGCACGCTGGGCTTCTCCTACGCGACGGCGGTCGGGTTGATGCAATCCGTCCTCGGGCTGATTCTGGTGCTCGCGGCCAACCGGGCGGCGAAGAAAATAAACGACGGAGAGGGTCTATTCTAACCATGGAAAAGAACAGGTTGCTGAGCGATAAACTGGTGACGACCCTTGCCTATGTTTTTATCGGTTGCTTTGCCGTCGCTTGCCTCTACCCTCTTCTGCTTACCGTCAGCGTATCCTTCTCCTCCGAACAAGCGATCGCGAGAAACGGCTATTCGATCTTTCCGCAGGACGCGACTTTGGATACGTACACCTATATTTTCGTCAACAGCGGGACCAAAATTCTGCAATCCTACGGAGTCACGATTTTCGTCACCGTGGCGGGAACGATCGGCGCCTTGCTGATTACGAGCATGATGGCGTTCGCCATCTCGATCCGCAAGCTGCGATACCGCAACGTGCTGGCCTTTATTTCCAATTTCACGATCATCTTCTCCGC
Coding sequences within it:
- a CDS encoding Gfo/Idh/MocA family protein — encoded protein: MKLALIGAGQRGMIYARYAKEKAEIAAVVEPDDIRRKAAADEFGIPPELRFRTANDFFRSGKIADAVMIASMDRDHYEQTMEALELGYDILLEKPISPSPEECLRIQQKANEKGRKVIVCHVLRYTNFFAEIKKIIDSNELGKVVTIQHNENIGNYHHAHSFVRGNWRRSDLASPLIMQKSCHDMDILAWLVGSEAKRISSYGDLTFFKEENAPEGSADRCLDCKVTDCRFDARKAYLPIRGQWPATVIGADQSEAGLLEALKTSPYGRCVYRCDNDVCDHQVTLIEFKNGVTVTFNLSGFTNKMYRTIKIMCEHGEIRGDDSLNVIEVTRFSSNMTDRSEQTVIRPAAVSGGHNGGDAGLMADFLEMMENGGQTSRSSIDKSVESHIMAFAAERARVSGHVVEIDRLKEELQGKIAAEPLATVERM
- a CDS encoding ABC transporter permease encodes the protein MRSAANETPAPAPARKKNGFFRELKKHHILYLMSVPGLIVLLMFSYIPFSGVWMAFTDFNVVDGIFGSPFVGLDNFKYFFSSGSMGWRVTYNTLFINFFGIIFGILFPVAIAVFLNEIRSAAFKKLTQSMMFFPYFLSWVVVGAIIYGIFSSDVGVANNMLALFGMEPISWYSEPKYWKAIVIAANVWKWSGYSSIVYMAAMVNFDQSLYESAKVDGANKMQQILRLTIPMLKPTIIVLTLLNVGRIFYGDFGMIYGIVGNNPVLGDAVTVIDTYVYQSMRTLGFSYATAVGLMQSVLGLILVLAANRAAKKINDGEGLF